The window AGCAAAAATGAACATAATGAAAAAAGATACTTTAATGGAACCAAATAGACCTTCTAGATCTGAAATgtataatatttgaaatgaaaatttcacTGGATAGGTTTACCAGTGTAGGCATTACAGACAAAAAGATCAGTGGACTTAAAGACATGGCAGTAAAAATCATCCAGTTGAAtcactgagagaaaaaaaaggctggaaaaaatgaacagaacattATTGACCTATGAGATAATATCAAGcaatataacatatatttaattaaaatcccACAAAGGGTAGAaggaatatttaaagaaatagtgactaaaaatatttcacatttgaTAAAACTATACATTCACAGATCCAAGAAGCTCAACAAACTCCAAGAAAGTTAAGCATGTACATATGTGCCCatatgcatgcatacacacacagacacacacataccacaaaGGCACATCAAAATCAAATTAAACCAGAAGAGAAAATGGTACATTACATGGatataaacaaagataaaaagataaagaggACCACTAACTTGAAGCCAAAAGGcaatgaaataacatttttaaaattctgagagAATGGGGGAAATGACCAATCTAGAATCCTGTATCCAACTAAATTATCCTTCTGAAATGGAGAAGTAATAGATGTTTTCAAGTAAACAACTGAACACCACTGTACTATACCAACGTGTGCACTACAAGAAATGCTACAAAAAGTTTTTCAGACAGAAGGAAAATTATATGAGATAGAAACTCCTCATTATATGAGACAGAAGGCAGATTAGTGGTTGTTATGGTGGCTAGGGATTGACTACAAAGAAGCATGAGGGAAGTTTTGGCAGATGGAAAAGTTTTATACATGGTTTGGTATGGTGGTTATGGGTGAATAATTTGTCAAAACCCTTTgaactatacatttaaaataggTGCCTTTAGTGTACATAAGTAGcctcaataaaatttatttaaaaactaaaacacacacaaaaaaagccacaAAGTGTGTTAAGTCTAGTACAGTTTATATCAGTAACTTACAAGCAATACTTGAAGCTGATCATAACATTTCATTGTTTAGTGGTAAGAAAaattctggagaaaaaaatacagtgtagTGAAATCAGAAGTTACTGAACTTCTTTTGAGATGCTTTGGGAGATGAAGCCATTACAGACCTATTCAAACAGAAATCTTAGAGCCATAGACATTACACTTACATCTAGAAGGACCTTCAAACCTAGATTTCTACATCTCATTAAATGCAATTTCAAAGTTATCCAGGCCTGGTTTTCTTATCATTAGTAATTAAAATAACTCAGTTTCAAAAACAGGCATTAGAGAAGCTGTAATCTGTTTTGTTCTCCTAATTAGGTTGAAGTGAATAACACTTTAAAAAGAGATCACAGTACTGAAGTATGTTATAAACAGGGACCAAATGCTAGTAATATTGAACTCTTgtgaatcattttaaaaattgtttcaccATAAGTATATCAATCAGTAAATATTAACTGtataaactaaaatatttctattctatAACTAATTTTCTtggtttcttgtttattttctgtgctagaaaaataatatattttggtttAATATAAGGATATTTAACTTGtataaaaatgtatgaaaaatcTTAAGAGAtgcaaattttgtttctttgagtttgtttaactttttgacTACATTTACAATTTAaagtcttcttgaatttatttcaaTATATGTGACACAAGATTAGTGCATTCTAGATAGATGTGAGAAACCAGAAATACCTTAAAACATAAGAATGTAGAATTTATGGAAATTATTACTTTGCcaaatctcaaaaagaaaaaaaaaaggagccattAGAATTATTtagggaattttaaaataataataataataataataccaatacATGAACTCCATCCAAGTATTAAATCAGCAGGACCGAGACATAGATATTTTTACAAAGCTCCTTATGTAATTTGAATGTGCAGCCAGAGTTGGGAGAACTCCACCATGTGGACTGTGAAATTAACTTTTGTAAAAAGATGTAGCCCTTCCAACAGGAAATTCACATTAGGGTCACAGAGTTTTTAGGAGCTTCATTCAAGTCCTGTGAATATTTCAGggaaaaaatgccattggtaaaTAACTTTTTCAGAATTTCACATGCTGTTATGAAACCTTCAAGACACCTCATGCTTTGAATGGAATAGCAAtagcaaaattattttctaaggtATAACTAGTTAAAATAATTGAGTAGTTGTTTTAGGCATAGAAATTAAGACAAGAACTTTATTATTCAAGTCTTTGTTAGCTCCCTCTTTTTCAGTCTGAGGACTGCTCCAGGGATATAGATTATTTGTATGCCTACACGGTTTATAatcattttactgtattttatatgTCAAGGAGAATTTGGCTCAGTAATAACAATGTGTTGAATCATAAACTTTGgcatataaaaaatttctaagctgtaaaacttgttcttttttctttcagaaaatttgTGATGAAGTTAGTCAGATTACAAATTCTGAAACCCTCTCAAGTATGGACAGTCTTGAGGCTGGAGAACGTGAAGAACTCTATTTAACACTTAGTAATAAGGAGCCTTCCACATCAGTCCAGCAGAATTCTGTTTTCCTCAAATCAGCAAATCTTCAATCAACTAATCTAAGCTGCTTTGATGAAGATAAACTGTCATTCTCTAAAACTCAACATATAAATAATTGGCTAATAAATTTAGGTGATCCAGATACTCAAACTGTTACACCTTTCTCAGATATTTTAAGTAAGTCTAATGTTCTACCTTCATGTGAATGCTTTAATAGTGAAGAACAAGACTCATCTGCTCTATGTAGAACTGAAGAAAGAGCCACAACTACTACTAACAACTTAGTAGGCTTTGAATGTAGTTCACCCATATTTGTACatgataaaaaaagcaaaaagacctCTAAAACTAGCACTATGGGGACAGCTGACTCCTCTTCTGGAGTATTCAGAAGAGAGAGATTATTAGTTACTGAGCACCCAACATTTAAATTCAACAAAGCCTGGAGTGCTCCAGATTCTCTAACCCAAGAAGTGGCTACAACATCAGACCAAGTGAAAAATCCTGAGTTAACTCAAGAAAATAGAACAACTTCAATTTCTACTCCATTTGTACCTGTGGCATCAGCTTCAGTTTTGCCATCTAACACACAATCAGCTAGACCTTTACCAAAGAACagtatacatataaaagaaatcaatccAGTGCAGTATTCTGATAAGTTAGGGGAATTGAAAGAtgttaaagataaaaagataaaatattttaattgtaataaagaagagtttcttttattttcagacaGTTTTCCAGCTGCCTATATACCTGACAACTCTGactcaaaagataaaaaacagaaaataactgaAACGTCACCATTATCATCTAACGTAATTTCGAATTACGACTTAGTTGGTCagcacaggaaaataaaatacaatagtcATGAGAGAAGCAGTGCAAGgtttcttaaaagtattttaaagaaagaatctaAGTATAAACATGATTATTTTAAGGCACTAGTTATAAATCAAGGCTTTACGTTAGGGAATCAAAAAGCAGAAGCTATCAGAGATAGTATTGAATTAACCAAACAAAAAGGGGAAAGTGCAGAAATTCCAAAGACTATTAAAAAACTTAGGTGGTTTGATGAAACTGGAGTTACAGGGAAAAAAGCTGAAGATAATCATTCActgaaaaatagaatagaaatagcTCAACAGTGGTCTCATCCACTTCATGTTCAAACTAATATTGGTGTAGACAGCAACATAATAAACGTTTCTGCTTGTGCTGTAAATTATGCTAATAGAAAAAAGCCCAAGGATGATTCTATCTCTGAGAATGTTGCTGCTTTAGGAGGATCTGGAACAAACCATGTGTCTTTGAACTGTTTTATACCTTCAGATTTTAACACTTCTAAACAAGCCTGGCCAGcctcagaaaaagaggaaaataagtatTCTATACATAGTGGTGATTCTAAAACTCAGAAAACTAATCTTCAAAGAGGTAAAGCAAAGGTAACCAGAACAAAATCTGCTCAAGTCCAATCAGAGTTTATACATCTGAACAGAAAAGGCACTGTTATTCGAGCACATTCTGCAAGCAAAGACAACACGTTTTTACAAGCTCAGGGCAAATTAATTGTACCTCATTTTCCTAAATCTCCATCAAATATTAGGAGTGATAAAAATATACAAGTATCTCAGTGTCAATCAGAAATGCCTGAAAATTCTCAAAACATCATTACAAATAACTATTTTAATTCAGAATATGTGCTTCCAACAGAATACAAGTTGAATCAGTGGAATCCAGAAAGTAGTCTTCCACTCTCTCATGGTTGTTCTGACTCAGTCACTGTGATGCCATCTCTCCCATATTGTTCTTCTGAGTGCCAAACTGTAgccaaaataaattattcaaatggCACTCAAATCATTGCCCCGCAAGATGGGCCGTTATATTGTACCCAAAGAAGATCTGTTTATGAAGAAAGTCATCACTCTGTGGCTTTCAGACCTACTAAAGAAGAATCTGTTCCCTCGAGGAAAAGACAGCATAAAATTCTGGGTCAAAATGGAAAGGCTACTGGTAagaatgaatttatatatttttataaataaaatgtacaattttaaaTTCATGTGAAATTTTTCTTATTAAGGTATAGCAATATATACCTTATAGAGATTATTGTTAAATAATGACAACTTTATAGAGACAACTTATCTTCTTTAATATTGTACCCTTGTCTACCTAGTAGCTGAAGTTTTTAAGAGAAGTACCCATCCTTTGCTAACTGAAATAGAAACTTTTGCTAGCCTACATTATTTCCATGACTTTTGTTGGTTTAAAAGAGGGAGGACAAAGAATAGGGTCTAATTCTTTATCCCATATTATTCTGTTATTACCCCaatattatattcaaaatatCTATCAAAAGAATCCTAGTAAAAATATCTAACTAGATGAATAAATGttgttataatatttttcttttaaatgtttgttaaattgaattgtttaagCTAATGTTAGATGTGCCAAACTCCTCTATTCTCCTTCCAAAAGAGGAGCAGCTCTACTGTTTTTATATGGAGACAAAAATTATAGCAttactttaaactttttaaaaaattctctatagAGTGTCATTGCCCTTCATAGTTGGCTGATGCCTCATGAAGCTACTTGCCTCTGAGGAAATGGACTAGGAGCCCATAAATTTTTCTTCCAGTGGGAATCAGTTGCCTATTGAGAAATAGATAGGACTTGGTGAGGGAATCAGAAAAGCAATACTTTCCTTTTCCCAAAGGtatgaataaatattaagaaaatataaagaaggaGTTAGTTTAAAGTTGAATATTTAAAGTCTTCAATTAGATCATGAGATTTTAAGAACAAGGAACTTTTTTTGTAATTCATCACTGTATACAGTCATAAGTATCCTAGCACTTAATAAACACTCCAACTTTTCTTGAATTGAATGGACACAAGCCATATTGGCAGATGGAAACCAAGTGCAAAGACTCCAATCTAAAAATCTTCAGCACTTATCTTCAGAAACCTAGGAAGAGTGGAATCAAGAAAGTAATATTCCACTCTCACTTGTTTGTTCTGACTTACTGCAATGCCATCCCTTTTCACCCAGCTATTTCACAGTGTAACTTTAGTTTTTACTCTGCTTCCAGAAGATGAAAGCGTCATACAGATTTAACATTCTGAAATAATGATAAATGAATATGAATGCATACTTTCTTTGAGTTCCTACTCTGTGCCAGTTATAATGCCCAGTGCTTTATACTTGTTCTCATTTAAACTTCACAAAAATCCtgagaaataagtattttttataataataccatttgcaaagaaagaaatggaattgCCCAAGGTCAAGAACTAGTAAATAGcaaaattggtattttaatccaAATATATATGACTCCAATTTTTTTCTACTAAATCTATATAATAAATAGTTATTAAGCAAATATCATATTTCAGAGTCTAAGCTAATcaggaaaatattaagaaaaatagttTCCTAATAAAGGGTAgcatattaaaattatgttttcattCTCTGATAAAAGAACATACGTGTTTACTTGGAGAAACTAATATTTAATCAAATGAGGTAGTTCTTAGGAGTGTTTGTATAAGGGATACTGGAAAATGTAATGAATTTTAACATTTTCAGCCATGTTTCTAAAGAGAAATATTCAAACTGTTGTGTTTTACTATACTTCTTAATACAGTGATTATACTTAGAAAATCTAATACTAACAATACTAAGTACTTTGTATGCTCAGTCatttgaacttattttttaaaactaaatattaaacTTTGATTATGAAACCTTTGCTAACACTAGAGTTCAGAAggcatctattcatttttttattctactgTATTTACCAGGTCATTTTTATTCTCACAGTGTACCCAGAATTCAAAATTATGGAGGGCATCTTCCTCTTTATTAGTTTTTCCAGAATTTACCAGCCAAACTCTccaataaaaattctatttcctAGAGGCCCAAGCCATTCAACTATACAACTTCCTGACCTCTCAAGTTATTTTCTCCTTCACAGATGACTTGGCATCTGATTCACAATCTTTCTTTCTATGCAGTCTTTGCCAAAACACTGCTAGTTCCACATTCATGTGGATGAACAATCCAGCTCTCTGAAATCTCTCAATTCTTTCTCATCTCTAATGATTTTCTGTATTATTCTGCCTCACATACCCATTCCTTTTGTCATTCCCTGGACCTTGTCAACACCCGTAACTCGTCTACatctaaaatcagtaattaaaTTTAGATACTCCTCACTGACTACAACATGGTATTTGCACAAAGATATttagaccaatggaaaagaatagagccTAAAAAcagacccatatatatatatatatttgagactCACATGCTTGACTTTTGGCAAAAGTTGCACTGCATGCCAGGGAGAAAAGACTTGTCTTTTCATTAAATTGTGCTGAGTCATTAAATGTGCTTTTCATTAAATTGTACTGAGTCACTAAATTTAGATGATCATGTGGTACTAGTAAAATGACCCTTAACTCATACCACACATAAAAATCAATTCTAAGTAAATTGTAGgtataaatacagaaaatgaaaataaatgcttcTAGAAGATAACAAAGACTTTAGAATGGGCAGAGATTTCTTACCCAGACATAATAACACTAACCATTAAAGAGAAGATTGATAAATTgaacattaaaattagaaattttttcaTCGAAAAATACCATTAAGATATtgaaaaaacaaaccacagagtgagagaaaatatttataatgtataatACTGGCAAAATGCTCAGATcccaaattaataaagaattcctacaattaataagaaaaagacaatccAATTATATCAGTCAGGGTTCAACCAGAGAAGCAGaaccaataaaatatattaagatttaTTGCCAGGGACTGGCTTATGTGAAAATGGGGACTGTCTAGGCAAGTCTGAAAGTTTTAGGGCAGGCCATGAGGGAAGGGGCAGGCAATAACTCAGAGGAGTAGACTAGTTTCTTTCCACAGGGAGAATTTTTTATTCTCACAAAGAAGCCTCATTCCAGCTTCTAAAGCCTTTGAACTGGTTGAATCAGGTGTAACATCTTATCTAGGATAATCTCCCTTACTTAAAGCAAACTGATTatggaatttattttatattatttttttaagtgagaggaagggaggtagattcctgcatgcatcccaaccaggacatccacacatagGCCAACACTCTTTTCGTTGAGcccactagccagggcctgattatggATTTTAGTTACATCTACAAAACACCTTCACAGCAACACCGACCTTGGTGTTTGGTTGAATAACTGGGGACTATAGACTAGGTGACACATCAAAAAGACCATCATACCGATGTTTTTAAGAAGCCAAAATAGATGAATAAGCTTTTCATAAAAGGGGATAGCCAAATGGTCAGTAAACCTGAAAAAAGGCCTCAGCCTTAGTCCTCAGgaaaatttgaattaaaacaaCTAAGATACAGATTTAATTTTGAGTTGTAGTAAAAATATCATatctagaatttttataaaagactGGAAATTTGGCCATATATACCAGTACAaactattatatattatgtttgcAAAATACCAAGTTTTTCAGCTATCATATTAACAAGTAGATAATATTTAAGTGCATGTATGTGAATTAAACAATACATAAACAATTTTAAGCATGCACTGTGTCTGTTCGGCAGTCTACAATCCATAAAACTGAACATCTGCACTAAGAACAATAAAGCACAAAAACAAATGTTACAAATCAAGAAAGTACAGAAGTGTTAGTAGATCTTTCCTCTAGAAGATTTATGAACAAGCTAAAAGAAGGGATAAAGTCTTGATGCAGCAATTATATGGCCAAGTTAATTATCATTTAGAGTATTTTTAAAGCTCTTCAAAAATGCAAAGATAGGGACTCCACAAGATTTAGGGAAGACAATTCTAAGCATAGCAAACAGTCTAGAAACTTTATCACTGTCTAAATTATTACACTAGAAACTATAACATTTAGTATATCTAGCATTTAGCTTATTTAGCATACCCATGTGATATAGTGCTTTCTAAACCATAGATCATGACTTATTAGTGGACTGTGAAATTAACTTAGTGAGtggtttttaatgaaatttaattttagaatcagaatttctaGAATAGAAACTACCACAGTGCTACATGTATTGTAAGGGTATATCTATTTCACAAAACGGTATATGCACCCTGGATCACAgtgcaaaatatatttctttccgTGAAACACAGCCAAATCAGAATGACAGCCACTAGCACGAAGGTTAAGAGCTAGAGTTTTAGATTTTGGAGACTGAACTGCTTGAGGATAAATCCCAGCTTTTCCCCTTGATTAGCTCTCTGACCTTAAGCAAGTTGGTTATCCTTTCCTATGCCTTAATTTATCTGTAAGAATGGTAATGGTAATAGTGCCTTTAGCTTTAGAAGACCCTCGGCAATTATAAATGCTCAACAAAATTAGCTAGAATTATGTTATTTCTTACTGTAAAAGATCAGATGTTCAATTACTAGCCAACTTCCTTAGAAGTTGAAAGCTTTTGTGTCTTTGTTATTATATAGATTAGATTGACATTTagttatagttttatatatatatttatagtatatgcATGTAGTTATATTGGGATATGCAGAACTATATGCATATGAATAGCtacatatagaaaatatatatatattagctataATAACATAAATTGGATTCAACATTCAAACTCATGTTCTCCAGTACATAATTTTAgggctaaaaatattttcatttttttcctacctGAATTTTTtatcacaaacacacatacacaaactcCCATATATTCCCCAAAATGCTTGTATGCTTACACACATATTCATATTTTATGCCCCAGATCAATGGAAGTTTCTATGTTTCAGCCCTCAAAAACTTCCTAACACATCCATCAATGTTAGTTTATGCTTTGGTTGCCTTTGTACATAATGTTCTTTTTGATTAAAAAGGTTCTTTTACTTGGGAACTCACTTTTCCTTTAAGACCAAGTATATCCTTCTCCGTGAAACTTCTCTTGATTCTTACAAGGACACTCTATCTTCTGTactttcatttaattctgttCATAACTCTACATACAATATATGTATACTGTAATAAACCATTTAAATTCTTCTAAACTAATAgacttcaaaattttttattgtaacactattaataaaaattttgagcACATATATATGCCATACACATGTATTCTGTTAAGCACCTTAACCAGAAATTGAGTTTTTAAACAATGAAACAGATATAAAatacaaacttttaaataatCTTGAAATTTTGTAGtttatacataatatatttttaaataattataaaatagttttattacttataaaaactttttctattatatattattaataataattcacTGATCATTTCAAATGCCTTATCAATTCGGACTTCATTTCATATACTATCATTAGCTAATACCTCCAGGCACAATATGCATTTAGGGTGAAGTTTACTATGAtttttttgcataattttttatttgtgatcCTAACGTTTTTATTAACATGATTATACTGTCATTGTCATTGTATAGCAAAGAGTTTCTAATGAGAATAGAGATATATCTGCTGTGCCTTTCTTATTAACCTGTGCTTGCAGTATTTGGATTATCTTTGATCTCTGATTTtgcaagaatatattttaattagttatacaaaaaatctagaaaaataataaaaatattcatgtacCCACCACTCACCTTAAATATTAAACCATTACACATGTAATGGAAGCCCTGCAAGTGTCTTTCTTAGCCTCATTTTCATTTTGTGAGGACTCATTCAGATACAACAAGATATCCATAATTCACTTACTGGAGCACACATAAAATTtagtacatagaagaaagcaaaagCACACTAATGAATAACACTGCCAACCTCACACACTTAGAATCTCTACTCTTCCTCCAAGACAGCTCTCTCTGTGTGCAATATTTGACTGTTTACCTTGCAAACTGACAAGGGTGCCAGTATTAACCATATACAAATTTCCTGTCCACAGTTTGGAATCCATTGGGTGCCGGGGCCACACAACTGTGTGGTGGTCAACACCACGGACGCCCCCCCACTCTGAGTTGTTCAATGGTCAGCTGTGTTACCATAGTATAAAGCTTAATGATTAACTTTTAGAACATGAATATGAAGCAGTATTCTAGTATGTTCTATCTGCACAGCAGTGATTTATTTTGGTGTCACACCACACTTTGGAGCTCACTGCTCTAGACTTCGAAAGCAGAGATTTTGTTTAATTCATCATTGTAACTATGCCATGCACAGTACTTATTAAGAGAAtaatatgtaaaaca is drawn from Saccopteryx leptura isolate mSacLep1 chromosome 1, mSacLep1_pri_phased_curated, whole genome shotgun sequence and contains these coding sequences:
- the CEP126 gene encoding centrosomal protein of 126 kDa gives rise to the protein MPTGRPGARSAVAGLGAESSDTRGRAPLSPWPSGERLRRGAYLDMKIHLEKNLEEERQILLQQQKICRNQARKYFMESNRRKKAFEEKRKEQEEREYQIREQILQQRKQKFEEITEKFQRAHIPLSQRRRAVFQQPVPPLEEALKQIQDFNLKSKVKFLSSHRPTINWRAINNALPSSLSKNDQNHQKHLLSKINCDKEMKENCRTTLATSKDAFQLKLVETQKLLEDQHLSGLQKICDEVSQITNSETLSSMDSLEAGEREELYLTLSNKEPSTSVQQNSVFLKSANLQSTNLSCFDEDKLSFSKTQHINNWLINLGDPDTQTVTPFSDILSKSNVLPSCECFNSEEQDSSALCRTEERATTTTNNLVGFECSSPIFVHDKKSKKTSKTSTMGTADSSSGVFRRERLLVTEHPTFKFNKAWSAPDSLTQEVATTSDQVKNPELTQENRTTSISTPFVPVASASVLPSNTQSARPLPKNSIHIKEINPVQYSDKLGELKDVKDKKIKYFNCNKEEFLLFSDSFPAAYIPDNSDSKDKKQKITETSPLSSNVISNYDLVGQHRKIKYNSHERSSARFLKSILKKESKYKHDYFKALVINQGFTLGNQKAEAIRDSIELTKQKGESAEIPKTIKKLRWFDETGVTGKKAEDNHSLKNRIEIAQQWSHPLHVQTNIGVDSNIINVSACAVNYANRKKPKDDSISENVAALGGSGTNHVSLNCFIPSDFNTSKQAWPASEKEENKYSIHSGDSKTQKTNLQRGKAKVTRTKSAQVQSEFIHLNRKGTVIRAHSASKDNTFLQAQGKLIVPHFPKSPSNIRSDKNIQVSQCQSEMPENSQNIITNNYFNSEYVLPTEYKLNQWNPESSLPLSHGCSDSVTVMPSLPYCSSECQTVAKINYSNGTQIIAPQDGPLYCTQRRSVYEESHHSVAFRPTKEESVPSRKRQHKILGQNGKATDSILRRKRIVENKQRNLLEQIKNPGSVGQKCSEKMNNFGQSVQLSSSEPKLTSRGTSNIKEVSDSTSEFLMAENLVKSSVPEDEILAFMSNKQLQKPNQALNKTQQLNICALSAEEQKILQSLNHLNERLYYVQEAFCKNPSIKNILQIIPFLLSLCSL